The Amycolatopsis sp. DG1A-15b genome window below encodes:
- a CDS encoding glycosyltransferase family 2 protein, giving the protein MPRTAAPPVPRTAPVLAIVVCHDGENWLPLALSALRRSTVRPRHVLAVDTGSTDATPRLLAEAAEDPGLDSSPVLSGVITLSSDTGFAAAVAEAVGHATERWGDPGSWLWLLHDDCAPDPDCLEQLLHVATKEPSATVLGSLGLDWTDPRLIVEAGLSTDTSGHRQQVATTGEDPVAVLAVPSAGSLVRRDAWDSLGGFDPGFPLLREDLDFGWRANAAGGVVLSVPLARVRHARAVTTGRRAADALPGPLTAANRAHGLRVFLVNCSPFSFWLGMIRLPVLAVLRALAFVLLRRAGEARAEFAAVAYLLSGRGGLRAARARRRRNPRPGTVRGLFTGRWTRLRNAVRAGVVGLVRRGVENDVALGRVPETVETESAWVTPEALDARETRPVGPDALPAGALRGISSRGSGLRRPGTLVAVALPETPAPAAEDAPEAEEPEPELVFVEVNRRRVLAATIFAPPVVLLVVLTALGLFVNRARLGLDLFGGKLLPVAGLGELWTSYLTPWHAIAGGTGAPASATLPVLGALGAVFAPIGGPAALVAVLLLGDIPLAALSAYAATRRLRVRRWVRAVVAATYALLPAATAGVAQGRLDVVVVHLVLPLVAAGIAGLLVHADTRWLHVSALSAFGVALLGAFSPLAHGLALAGLLIGFVVLPAPTGLARRIASVGIVVLLPLALLLPWPTVLLKHPELLVQGLGGAAPVVSGTDLAGLDPGGPGAWPIGVAVIAAALVAVVVRPTKLAAGGLALAALGAGGLVLVRLVTAVPLQGGAPSHGYAGVPLLIVGAGLLWVVLGSWQRGGTTGVPATWLPKVMAVAGVAVFLALATGALVVGSQGPLRAGERPSLAPEVAAELTASGRSVLDLAPDATRQIGGRLPHYGDDELAPTPGTPARLAAWRRDLGQGDAAAVQRSFAAAAAAGVQFVVLPPGVDPQAYPPLAKDLLSVAAPTSDGRGVLRLLPPTGQVILISPEQAKAAVTGGGAPGNAPGVAPVRADLPDVRVRVSDGPTGRLLVLAAEQEPGWKAAVAGKPVPIVPAWGHQVAVSVPPASAEVTVEYPGTEHNLLLLAQLAAALFTLLTAVPARRLPSPSRAQGL; this is encoded by the coding sequence TTGCCCCGCACCGCCGCGCCGCCCGTCCCGCGCACCGCGCCCGTTCTGGCCATTGTGGTCTGTCACGACGGCGAAAACTGGCTGCCGCTGGCGCTTTCCGCGTTGCGCCGCAGCACCGTCCGGCCCCGGCACGTTCTCGCCGTGGACACCGGCTCCACCGACGCGACCCCGCGGCTGCTCGCCGAAGCCGCCGAGGATCCCGGGCTGGATTCTTCCCCCGTGCTGTCCGGGGTCATCACGCTGTCGAGTGATACCGGCTTCGCGGCCGCGGTTGCCGAAGCCGTCGGGCACGCCACCGAGCGCTGGGGCGACCCCGGTTCCTGGCTGTGGCTGCTGCACGACGACTGCGCGCCCGACCCCGACTGCCTCGAGCAGCTCCTGCACGTCGCCACGAAGGAACCGTCGGCCACCGTGCTCGGTTCGCTCGGTCTCGACTGGACCGATCCGCGGCTGATCGTCGAAGCCGGCCTGTCCACCGACACCTCCGGCCACCGCCAGCAGGTCGCCACGACCGGCGAGGACCCGGTGGCGGTGCTCGCCGTGCCCAGCGCCGGCTCGCTCGTGCGCCGCGACGCCTGGGACTCCCTCGGCGGCTTCGACCCCGGTTTCCCGTTGCTGCGCGAGGATCTCGACTTCGGCTGGCGCGCCAACGCGGCCGGTGGCGTGGTCCTGTCCGTGCCGCTCGCGCGGGTGCGGCACGCCCGCGCCGTGACCACCGGACGGCGGGCGGCGGACGCGCTCCCCGGCCCGCTGACCGCCGCGAACCGCGCCCACGGGCTGCGCGTGTTCCTGGTGAACTGCTCGCCGTTTTCCTTCTGGCTCGGCATGATCCGGCTCCCGGTGCTCGCGGTGCTGCGCGCGCTGGCCTTCGTCCTGCTGCGCCGCGCCGGGGAAGCGCGGGCCGAGTTCGCCGCCGTCGCGTACCTCCTCAGTGGACGCGGCGGATTGCGCGCCGCGCGCGCTCGCCGGCGGCGGAATCCGCGGCCGGGCACGGTTCGCGGGCTCTTCACCGGACGTTGGACGCGATTGCGCAACGCCGTCCGCGCCGGCGTCGTCGGTCTGGTGCGCCGCGGTGTCGAGAACGACGTCGCGCTCGGCCGCGTGCCCGAGACGGTCGAAACCGAGTCGGCGTGGGTGACGCCGGAAGCGCTCGACGCCCGCGAGACCCGTCCGGTCGGCCCCGACGCGCTGCCCGCGGGCGCGCTGCGCGGCATCAGCTCCCGCGGGTCCGGGCTGCGCCGGCCGGGCACGCTCGTCGCCGTCGCGCTGCCGGAAACCCCGGCACCGGCCGCCGAAGACGCCCCCGAAGCCGAAGAGCCGGAACCGGAACTCGTCTTCGTCGAGGTGAACCGCCGCCGGGTGCTGGCGGCCACGATCTTCGCGCCGCCCGTGGTCCTGCTCGTCGTGCTGACCGCGCTCGGGCTGTTCGTCAACCGCGCCCGGCTCGGCCTCGACCTCTTCGGCGGCAAGCTGCTCCCGGTCGCCGGGCTGGGAGAGCTCTGGACGTCGTACCTGACGCCGTGGCACGCGATCGCGGGCGGCACCGGCGCGCCCGCGTCGGCCACCCTGCCGGTGCTCGGCGCGCTCGGCGCGGTGTTCGCGCCGATCGGCGGCCCGGCCGCGCTGGTCGCCGTGCTGCTCCTCGGCGACATCCCGCTGGCCGCGTTGAGCGCGTACGCGGCGACGCGGCGGCTTCGCGTGCGCCGCTGGGTCCGCGCGGTCGTCGCGGCGACGTACGCGCTCTTGCCGGCCGCGACCGCGGGCGTGGCGCAGGGCCGGCTCGACGTCGTCGTCGTGCACCTGGTGCTGCCGCTGGTGGCCGCGGGCATAGCCGGGCTGCTCGTGCACGCGGACACGCGCTGGCTGCACGTGTCCGCGCTGTCGGCGTTCGGGGTGGCGCTGCTCGGCGCGTTTTCACCGCTGGCGCACGGGCTCGCGCTCGCCGGGCTGCTGATCGGGTTCGTCGTGCTGCCCGCGCCGACCGGGCTGGCACGCCGGATCGCGTCGGTCGGGATCGTGGTGCTGCTGCCGCTGGCCCTGCTGCTGCCGTGGCCGACGGTGCTGCTGAAGCACCCGGAACTCCTCGTGCAGGGGCTCGGCGGTGCGGCTCCGGTGGTCTCCGGCACCGATCTGGCCGGGCTCGACCCCGGCGGGCCGGGCGCCTGGCCGATCGGTGTCGCGGTGATCGCCGCGGCGCTGGTGGCGGTGGTCGTCCGGCCGACGAAGCTCGCTGCCGGCGGGCTCGCCCTCGCGGCGCTGGGCGCGGGCGGGCTGGTGCTGGTGCGGCTGGTCACGGCGGTCCCGTTGCAGGGTGGCGCGCCGTCACACGGCTACGCGGGCGTGCCGCTGCTGATCGTCGGCGCCGGGCTGCTGTGGGTGGTGCTCGGGTCGTGGCAGCGCGGCGGCACGACCGGCGTCCCGGCGACCTGGCTGCCGAAGGTGATGGCGGTGGCCGGCGTGGCGGTGTTCCTGGCGCTGGCCACCGGCGCGCTGGTCGTGGGCTCGCAGGGCCCGCTGCGGGCCGGCGAGCGGCCGTCGCTCGCCCCGGAGGTCGCGGCCGAGCTGACGGCGTCCGGCCGGTCGGTGCTCGACCTGGCCCCGGACGCGACGCGCCAGATCGGCGGCCGCCTCCCGCACTACGGCGACGACGAGCTGGCTCCGACGCCCGGCACCCCGGCCCGCCTGGCGGCCTGGCGCCGCGACCTGGGCCAGGGCGACGCGGCGGCGGTCCAGCGCTCCTTCGCGGCGGCCGCGGCCGCGGGCGTCCAGTTCGTGGTGCTCCCGCCCGGCGTGGACCCGCAGGCGTACCCACCGCTGGCGAAGGACCTGCTCTCGGTGGCCGCCCCGACGTCCGACGGCCGCGGGGTGCTCCGTTTGCTCCCGCCGACGGGCCAGGTGATCTTGATCTCGCCGGAGCAGGCGAAAGCGGCGGTCACGGGCGGCGGCGCCCCGGGGAACGCGCCGGGCGTGGCGCCGGTCCGGGCGGACCTGCCGGACGTGCGGGTCCGCGTGTCCGACGGCCCGACGGGCCGGCTGCTGGTGCTGGCGGCGGAGCAGGAACCGGGCTGGAAGGCGGCGGTGGCCGGCAAGCCGGTGCCGATCGTGCCGGCGTGGGGTCACCAGGTGGCGGTATCGGTGCCACCGGCATCCGCCGAGGTGACGGTGGAGTACCCGGGCACGGAACACAACCTCCTGCTGCTGGCCCAGCTGGCGGCGGCGCTGTTCACGCTCCTGACGGCGGTCCCGGCCCGGCGGCTGCCCAGCCCCTCGCGCGCCCAAGGCTTGTAA
- a CDS encoding WhiB family transcriptional regulator: protein MSWGEIPEQALGDLTELIDATEEEQDWQERALCAQTDPEAFFPEKGGSTREAKRICLGCEVKDECLEYALAHDERFGIWGGLSERERRKLKKRAV from the coding sequence ATGAGTTGGGGCGAGATCCCGGAGCAGGCTCTGGGAGATCTCACCGAGCTCATCGATGCCACGGAAGAAGAGCAGGATTGGCAGGAACGCGCCCTGTGCGCGCAGACGGACCCGGAGGCGTTCTTCCCCGAGAAGGGCGGTTCCACCCGCGAAGCCAAGCGGATCTGCCTGGGCTGCGAGGTCAAGGACGAGTGCCTCGAGTACGCACTGGCCCACGACGAACGCTTCGGCATCTGGGGCGGTCTGTCCGAGCGGGAGCGCCGCAAGCTCAAAAAGCGTGCTGTCTGA